A single genomic interval of Haloterrigena salifodinae harbors:
- a CDS encoding translation initiation factor IF-2 subunit gamma — translation MEGNGQPEVNIGLVGHVDHGKTTLVQALSGSWTDQHSEEMKRGISIRLGYADATFRYCDGLEEPECYTVEEECADGSPSEPLRTVSFVDAPGHETLMATMLSGASLMDGAVLVVSANEPVPQPQTEEHLMALDIIGIDNIVIAQNKVDLVSSDQARQNYEEIQEFVEGTVAEGAPVVPVSAGQEVNLDLLIQAIEEEIPTPDRDPDANPRMHVARSFDINKPGTSAKDLAGGVLGGSLVQGQLEVDDEIEIRPGREVEEGGQTEYVPIETTVRSLQAGGETVDTVTPGGLLGVGTGLDPSLTKGDALAGRLAGPPGSLPPTWQSFTMEVDLLERVVGAESGETVDEISTGEPLMMTVGTATTVGAVTSAREGECEVNLKRPVAAEPGAKIAINRRIGARWRLIGLGTLTE, via the coding sequence ATGGAAGGAAATGGACAACCGGAGGTGAACATCGGGCTCGTCGGTCACGTCGACCACGGCAAGACGACACTGGTGCAAGCACTCAGTGGGTCGTGGACGGACCAGCACAGCGAGGAGATGAAACGCGGTATCTCTATCCGGCTGGGGTACGCGGACGCGACGTTCCGCTACTGTGACGGACTCGAGGAACCCGAATGTTACACCGTCGAGGAGGAGTGTGCGGACGGCTCGCCGAGCGAGCCGCTCCGGACCGTGTCGTTCGTCGACGCCCCGGGTCACGAGACCCTCATGGCGACGATGCTATCGGGCGCCTCGCTGATGGACGGCGCCGTGTTGGTGGTCAGCGCCAACGAACCCGTCCCGCAGCCCCAGACCGAAGAGCATCTGATGGCGCTCGACATCATTGGCATCGACAACATCGTCATCGCTCAGAACAAGGTCGACCTCGTCAGCAGCGATCAGGCTCGTCAGAACTACGAGGAGATCCAAGAGTTCGTCGAGGGCACCGTCGCCGAAGGCGCGCCCGTCGTTCCGGTGTCGGCCGGCCAGGAGGTCAACCTTGACCTGCTGATTCAGGCCATCGAGGAGGAGATCCCCACGCCCGACCGGGATCCCGACGCCAATCCGCGGATGCACGTCGCCCGCAGTTTCGACATTAACAAGCCGGGAACGAGCGCGAAGGATCTCGCCGGCGGCGTCCTCGGAGGCAGCCTCGTACAGGGTCAACTCGAGGTCGACGACGAGATCGAAATCCGCCCCGGTCGCGAGGTCGAGGAAGGCGGCCAGACCGAGTACGTCCCGATCGAGACGACGGTTCGGTCGCTGCAAGCCGGCGGAGAGACCGTCGACACCGTCACGCCGGGCGGCCTGCTTGGCGTCGGAACCGGTCTCGACCCCTCGCTGACGAAAGGCGACGCGCTGGCCGGCCGACTCGCCGGGCCGCCGGGATCGCTCCCGCCGACCTGGCAGTCCTTCACGATGGAGGTCGACCTGCTCGAGCGCGTCGTCGGCGCCGAGAGCGGCGAGACGGTCGACGAGATCAGCACGGGCGAACCGCTGATGATGACCGTCGGCACGGCGACGACCGTCGGCGCCGTCACCAGCGCCCGCGAGGGCGAGTGCGAGGTCAACCTCAAGCGGCCCGTCGCCGCCGAACCGGGCGCGAAGATCGCGATCAACCGCCGCATCGGCGCGCGCTGGCGGCTGATCGGGCTCGGAACGCTCACAGAATAA
- a CDS encoding PIN domain-containing protein, with protein MATPTQVALDTSALMMPVELDVRLFDELERLLNDYEATAPQAVLEELRRLSEKGGEEGTAANVGHDLATERCLVVDTEASYADDALVELAREDVVDYVVTNDRPLRDRVLEASVPVIALRGRNKLAITQP; from the coding sequence ATGGCTACGCCGACGCAGGTCGCCCTCGACACGAGCGCGCTCATGATGCCCGTCGAACTCGACGTTCGGCTGTTCGACGAACTCGAGCGGTTGCTCAACGACTACGAGGCGACGGCTCCCCAAGCCGTCCTCGAGGAACTCCGTCGCCTCTCGGAGAAGGGCGGCGAGGAGGGAACGGCCGCGAACGTTGGCCACGATCTGGCGACCGAGCGCTGTCTCGTCGTCGACACGGAGGCGTCGTACGCCGACGACGCGCTGGTCGAACTCGCCCGCGAGGACGTCGTCGACTACGTCGTCACGAACGATCGCCCGCTGCGCGACCGGGTGCTCGAGGCGAGTGTACCGGTAATTGCATTACGCGGGAGAAACAAGTTAGCGATCACTCAACCATAG
- a CDS encoding DNA-directed RNA polymerase, producing the protein MYKRVKLKDTVEVPPEELGDVSPDLVKRLLQDKLEGRMDEEVGSVVSVTEVHDIGEGTVLPNRPGVYYEAEFDAVTFDPQMQEVVDGTVVEVVEFGAFVGIGPVDGLLHVSQISDEYLAFDGENQRLSSNESDRALGVEDAVRARIVTKSIDERNPRDSKIGLTAKQPGLGKHGWLEEEHEKREATTAEGE; encoded by the coding sequence ATGTACAAACGGGTCAAACTGAAAGACACGGTAGAAGTACCGCCGGAGGAGCTCGGCGACGTCTCGCCGGACCTCGTGAAGCGACTGCTGCAGGACAAACTCGAGGGGCGCATGGACGAGGAGGTCGGTAGCGTCGTCTCGGTTACCGAGGTTCACGACATCGGCGAGGGGACGGTCCTCCCGAACCGACCGGGCGTCTACTACGAGGCCGAGTTCGACGCGGTCACCTTCGATCCGCAGATGCAGGAAGTCGTCGACGGCACCGTCGTCGAAGTCGTCGAGTTCGGCGCCTTCGTCGGCATCGGCCCGGTCGACGGCCTACTGCACGTCTCGCAGATCAGCGACGAGTACCTCGCCTTCGACGGCGAGAACCAGCGGCTCTCCTCGAACGAGTCCGACCGCGCGCTCGGCGTCGAGGACGCCGTCCGCGCTCGGATCGTCACCAAAAGCATCGACGAGCGCAACCCGCGGGACTCGAAGATCGGCCTCACGGCCAAACAGCCCGGCCTGGGCAAACACGGCTGGCTCGAGGAGGAACACGAGAAACGCGAAGCCACGACAGCCGAGGGTGAGTAA
- the spt4 gene encoding transcription elongation factor subunit Spt4 — protein MASDRLVCRECHRVNEPNNDTCESCNSSSLTEDWAGYVVIAHPEESQIATEMQVTEPGAYALKVR, from the coding sequence ATGGCATCGGATCGTCTCGTCTGTCGCGAGTGTCACCGGGTCAACGAACCCAACAACGACACCTGCGAGAGCTGTAACTCCTCGTCGCTGACCGAGGACTGGGCGGGCTACGTCGTCATCGCCCACCCCGAGGAGAGCCAGATCGCCACCGAGATGCAGGTCACCGAACCCGGCGCGTACGCGCTGAAGGTCCGCTGA
- a CDS encoding GTP-dependent dephospho-CoA kinase family protein, whose protein sequence is MTRDDSPAETDADTNETTDEADAASTPDIDDQLLVLPDELRHELKEPMGPIETDADRLLEDVDGPLIAVGDVVTYHFLRAGRPPDVALVDERTKRSAVDEEIRETVTEGTTVEVVNPPAEISQAVVEALLEGLARDDPTTILVEGEEDLVALPAIVAAPEGASVVYGQPDEGMVHVKITDDHRADIRELLGRFEGDVDRFWEILEDGT, encoded by the coding sequence GTGACCCGCGACGATTCTCCCGCCGAGACGGACGCGGACACGAACGAGACTACGGACGAAGCAGACGCGGCGTCGACTCCCGACATCGACGATCAGCTACTGGTCCTGCCCGACGAACTCCGCCACGAACTCAAGGAGCCGATGGGTCCAATCGAGACCGACGCCGACCGACTCCTCGAGGACGTCGACGGGCCGCTGATCGCCGTCGGCGACGTCGTCACCTACCACTTCCTGCGAGCGGGTCGCCCGCCGGACGTCGCGCTCGTCGACGAGCGGACCAAGCGGTCGGCCGTCGACGAGGAGATCCGCGAGACCGTCACCGAGGGGACGACCGTCGAGGTCGTCAACCCGCCCGCGGAGATCTCGCAGGCGGTCGTCGAGGCCCTCCTCGAGGGGTTGGCCCGCGACGATCCGACGACCATCCTCGTCGAGGGCGAGGAGGACCTGGTCGCTCTGCCGGCGATCGTCGCCGCCCCCGAAGGCGCGAGCGTCGTCTACGGCCAGCCCGACGAGGGGATGGTCCACGTGAAGATTACCGACGACCACCGGGCGGATATCCGCGAACTGCTCGGTCGGTTCGAGGGCGACGTCGATCGCTTCTGGGAAATACTCGAGGACGGAACGTAG
- a CDS encoding fumarylacetoacetate hydrolase family protein, producing MKLATFEVETPVGPVERIGAVAEATDDEDAPAGAATLVDLTAAYGAVLEAEGEPAPADLARAHVPPEMIAFLERGDRAIEDAREALEYAAETDAERGPGGAKLRYEPDEYDLLAPLPRPNSLRDFMAIEEHVRNSMDGEIPDVWYDLPVYYKGNADSVVAPGETIRWPDYSSIMDYELEIAAVIGTRGRDIDAENAAEHIAGYTVFNDFSARDIQGEEMEGQLGPAKGKDFANGLGPYVVPADDIDVLEATMTARVDGEVWSEGTVDEMYHSFADIIEHVSRSETLHPGDVIGSGTVGEGCGLELGTFLEDGDTVELEIEGIGTLEHTVLE from the coding sequence GTGAAACTCGCCACCTTCGAGGTCGAGACCCCCGTCGGCCCCGTCGAACGCATTGGGGCCGTCGCCGAAGCGACCGATGACGAGGACGCCCCTGCGGGAGCGGCGACGCTCGTCGACCTCACCGCCGCCTACGGCGCCGTCCTCGAGGCCGAGGGCGAACCCGCGCCCGCCGACCTTGCACGCGCCCACGTCCCGCCGGAGATGATCGCCTTTCTCGAGCGCGGCGATCGGGCGATCGAAGACGCCCGCGAAGCCCTCGAGTACGCGGCTGAGACCGACGCCGAGCGCGGCCCCGGCGGCGCGAAACTCCGGTACGAGCCGGACGAGTACGATCTGCTCGCGCCGCTTCCTCGTCCCAACTCGCTGCGCGATTTCATGGCCATCGAGGAGCACGTGCGGAACAGCATGGACGGCGAGATCCCCGACGTCTGGTACGACCTGCCGGTCTACTACAAGGGCAACGCCGACAGCGTCGTCGCGCCCGGCGAGACGATCCGGTGGCCCGACTACTCGTCGATCATGGACTACGAACTCGAAATTGCGGCCGTGATCGGAACGCGGGGCCGGGACATCGACGCCGAAAACGCGGCGGAACACATCGCCGGCTACACCGTCTTCAACGACTTCAGCGCCCGCGACATCCAGGGCGAGGAGATGGAGGGGCAACTGGGTCCGGCGAAGGGGAAGGACTTCGCGAACGGTCTCGGCCCCTACGTCGTGCCCGCGGACGATATCGACGTTCTCGAGGCGACGATGACCGCCCGCGTCGACGGCGAGGTCTGGTCGGAGGGGACGGTCGACGAGATGTACCACTCCTTCGCCGACATCATCGAACACGTCTCGCGGTCCGAGACGCTGCATCCGGGCGACGTCATCGGAAGCGGCACCGTCGGCGAGGGCTGTGGACTCGAGTTGGGGACGTTCCTCGAGGACGGGGATACGGTCGAACTCGAGATCGAGGGAATCGGCACACTCGAGCACACGGTCCTCGAGTGA
- a CDS encoding cyclase family protein gives MSELLTSDDTALIDLSIGLEDGPPSEPMPPSIDAFDHEAGAQRLAENLRELGHDVDATDFPAGMGLAWEDLEVIPHAGTHLDAPWHYGPEVDGEPAKTIEEIPLEWCRGNAVVLDFREMDAGEEIGAADLEDALEELDHDLSPGEIVLIQTGADELWGTPEYLTQFPGMSAAGTKYLVEQGVKVIGTDAYGFDKPFAKMGRRYIESGDEEELWPAHFAGREVEYCQIEKMANLDALPCKTDIPIVAFPIKIENGSAGWVRPVAFVGDGADAGSDDASSGGETA, from the coding sequence ATGAGCGAATTGTTGACATCCGACGATACCGCGCTGATCGACCTGAGCATCGGCCTCGAGGACGGCCCGCCGAGCGAACCGATGCCGCCGTCGATCGACGCGTTCGACCACGAGGCCGGCGCCCAACGGCTCGCCGAGAACCTCCGGGAGCTGGGCCACGACGTCGACGCCACGGATTTCCCGGCCGGGATGGGGCTCGCGTGGGAGGACCTCGAGGTCATTCCCCACGCCGGCACCCACCTCGACGCGCCGTGGCACTACGGCCCGGAAGTCGACGGCGAACCGGCGAAGACGATCGAGGAGATCCCGCTGGAGTGGTGTCGAGGGAACGCGGTCGTCCTCGACTTCCGCGAGATGGACGCGGGCGAAGAGATCGGCGCCGCCGACCTCGAGGACGCCCTCGAGGAGTTAGACCACGACCTCTCGCCGGGGGAGATCGTCCTGATCCAGACCGGCGCCGACGAGCTGTGGGGCACGCCCGAGTACCTCACGCAGTTCCCCGGAATGAGCGCCGCGGGGACGAAATACCTCGTCGAGCAGGGGGTGAAGGTGATCGGAACCGACGCCTACGGCTTCGATAAGCCGTTCGCCAAGATGGGTCGGCGGTACATCGAGTCCGGCGACGAGGAAGAGCTGTGGCCGGCCCACTTCGCCGGCCGCGAGGTCGAGTACTGCCAGATCGAGAAGATGGCGAACCTCGACGCGCTCCCGTGCAAGACGGATATCCCGATCGTCGCGTTCCCGATCAAGATCGAGAACGGCAGCGCGGGCTGGGTGCGGCCCGTGGCCTTCGTCGGAGACGGTGCGGACGCCGGAAGCGATGATGCCAGCTCCGGAGGTGAGACGGCGTGA
- a CDS encoding geranylgeranyl reductase family protein, with protein sequence MYDFVVVGVGPPGARFARRAAEEGYDVLALEKGRIGKPLACSGHVSTDVWEFTGEGAREELFQNEIYGARFHVGGPRSDAYPFYKREVASNVIDRVGLDRHLADLAREAGADVREEHTVTDVTEHRDRVELVASGPDGTLEFEAKMIAGCDGPRSRVRDELGLPEPEELLHGVLAFSDEEDHQDFVDVHLTAPTFFAWRIPRGDAGVEYGLAAPPGVQVTKHFEELIDGYEIDVSHRCSGAIPIGPPDRVTSRRAFLIGDAAAQTKPFTGGGILYSMTSADHAVREIDPDRPTTLAAYERVWREDLEREQQLGYWLRRAYSLPEPVQHLGLGALSGEIGVHMDRPTSLVSPSHLRAVLSRLR encoded by the coding sequence ATGTACGATTTCGTCGTCGTCGGCGTCGGTCCGCCGGGCGCGCGGTTCGCCCGCCGGGCCGCCGAGGAAGGGTACGACGTGCTCGCTCTCGAGAAGGGCCGGATCGGGAAACCGCTCGCCTGTTCCGGCCACGTGAGCACGGACGTCTGGGAGTTCACGGGTGAGGGCGCCCGCGAGGAACTGTTCCAAAACGAGATCTACGGCGCGCGGTTCCACGTTGGCGGGCCGCGAAGCGACGCCTACCCCTTCTACAAGCGCGAGGTCGCCTCGAACGTCATCGACCGCGTCGGACTGGACCGCCACCTCGCCGACCTCGCTCGCGAGGCGGGCGCAGACGTTCGCGAGGAACACACCGTGACCGACGTCACGGAGCACCGCGACCGCGTCGAACTCGTCGCCAGCGGTCCCGACGGAACCCTCGAGTTCGAGGCGAAGATGATCGCCGGTTGCGACGGCCCGCGCTCCCGCGTTCGGGACGAACTCGGGCTGCCCGAACCCGAGGAACTGCTCCACGGCGTGCTCGCGTTCTCCGACGAGGAGGACCACCAGGACTTCGTCGACGTCCACCTCACCGCGCCCACGTTCTTCGCGTGGCGCATCCCGCGGGGCGACGCCGGCGTTGAGTACGGACTGGCCGCGCCGCCGGGAGTCCAGGTGACCAAGCACTTCGAGGAATTGATCGACGGCTACGAGATCGACGTCTCCCACCGCTGTTCGGGCGCGATTCCGATCGGACCGCCCGATCGCGTCACGTCCCGCCGGGCGTTCCTCATCGGCGACGCGGCCGCCCAGACCAAGCCGTTCACCGGCGGCGGCATCCTCTACAGCATGACCAGCGCCGACCACGCGGTCCGCGAGATCGATCCCGACCGGCCGACGACGCTGGCCGCCTACGAGCGCGTCTGGCGCGAGGACTTGGAACGGGAACAGCAACTCGGCTACTGGCTCCGCCGGGCCTACTCGCTGCCGGAGCCAGTCCAACACCTCGGGCTGGGCGCCCTTTCGGGCGAGATCGGCGTCCACATGGACCGCCCGACATCGCTCGTCTCGCCGTCACACCTGCGGGCGGTGCTCTCGCGGCTTCGGTGA
- a CDS encoding MATE family efflux transporter: MTGRETAALEYVASALERCGIIDAEQFRPTVDLAWPRIVTGFAIMSKQTADLAMVGVAVGTAGTAGLAYALAFWEIVTMLGLGLAGGTVSLVSQNYGGEETGRASLVVTQSVLLAVGIALPLAAAFLLFADPLIGLFDAEPESIAHGATYLTLVAPAVLFELLNLIASRTYTGVGDTFTEMVARAGGAALNILISGLLIFGFGLGVAGAAIGTTLSTGFVTVVLAWGMVGRSYGVLGMESSPVPLARSGPWLEPTLLAQLVEISAPEIGRRLAQGIVVFPLLWVAGSFGPVVVTALEVGRRVRALINSVNWGLSLAASSLVGQRLGANDEGGADAYGMGIIRLSALCYAAIAVLVVVFAEPIASLFVGPDGRALAAAFVAVGAVSSIGYGIDGAASGALLGAGDTRWPFVASLVGRYAFALPAAALGLVTALDITGLYLALLLETAVPGGINYWLFRSGRWKAVSRRYRPASEAS, encoded by the coding sequence ATGACAGGTCGGGAAACTGCTGCGCTCGAGTACGTCGCGAGCGCACTCGAGCGCTGCGGGATCATCGACGCCGAGCAGTTCCGCCCGACCGTCGACCTCGCGTGGCCCCGGATCGTCACCGGCTTCGCGATCATGTCCAAGCAGACGGCCGACCTCGCGATGGTCGGCGTCGCCGTCGGCACGGCCGGCACCGCGGGGCTGGCGTACGCGCTGGCCTTCTGGGAGATCGTCACGATGCTCGGCCTCGGGCTCGCGGGCGGCACCGTCAGCCTCGTCTCGCAGAACTACGGCGGCGAGGAAACCGGCCGCGCCTCGCTGGTGGTCACCCAGAGCGTCCTGTTGGCCGTCGGGATCGCCCTCCCGCTCGCGGCCGCGTTTCTGCTCTTCGCCGACCCGCTGATCGGGCTGTTCGACGCCGAACCGGAATCGATCGCCCACGGTGCGACCTACCTGACCCTCGTCGCGCCGGCGGTCCTGTTCGAACTGCTCAACCTGATCGCCAGTCGCACCTACACCGGCGTCGGCGACACGTTCACGGAGATGGTCGCCCGCGCGGGCGGCGCCGCGCTCAATATCCTCATCAGCGGCCTGCTCATCTTCGGGTTCGGTCTGGGCGTCGCCGGGGCGGCGATCGGTACGACACTTTCGACGGGGTTCGTAACGGTCGTCCTCGCGTGGGGGATGGTCGGCCGGTCCTACGGCGTCCTCGGGATGGAGTCCAGCCCGGTTCCGCTCGCGCGATCGGGGCCGTGGCTCGAGCCGACGCTGCTGGCCCAGCTCGTCGAGATCTCCGCGCCGGAGATCGGCCGTCGGCTCGCCCAGGGGATCGTCGTCTTCCCGCTGCTGTGGGTGGCCGGCTCCTTCGGACCGGTGGTCGTCACCGCCCTCGAGGTCGGCCGGCGGGTGCGCGCGCTGATCAACAGCGTCAACTGGGGGCTCTCGCTGGCCGCGAGTTCGCTGGTCGGGCAGCGACTCGGCGCGAACGACGAGGGCGGGGCCGACGCCTACGGCATGGGGATCATCCGGCTCTCGGCGCTCTGTTACGCGGCGATCGCCGTTCTGGTCGTCGTCTTCGCGGAGCCGATCGCGAGCCTGTTCGTGGGACCGGACGGACGCGCGCTCGCGGCCGCGTTCGTCGCGGTCGGCGCCGTCAGTTCGATCGGCTACGGAATCGACGGCGCCGCCTCCGGCGCACTGCTGGGCGCCGGCGACACGCGGTGGCCGTTCGTCGCCTCGCTGGTCGGCCGCTACGCCTTCGCCCTGCCGGCGGCCGCGCTGGGGCTGGTGACCGCGCTCGATATCACGGGGCTCTACCTCGCCTTGTTGCTCGAGACCGCCGTCCCCGGCGGGATCAACTACTGGCTGTTCCGAAGCGGACGCTGGAAGGCAGTGAGTCGGCGGTACCGGCCGGCGTCCGAAGCGAGCTGA
- a CDS encoding FAD-binding oxidoreductase has protein sequence MGTVHKTPGEEALANVPGSAVRSFDTEFAGDVVLPADPEYGRERQVWNGMIDRYPAIIARCSGVADVVAAVTFAREQGLPLAVRGGGHNVAGTAVCDGGLVVDLTPMNAVRVDPEERTVRVEGGATLGDVDRETQLFGLATALGAVSQTGVAGLTLNGGYGHLSRQYGLALDNLRSVDVVTADGQVRTASADRNADLFWGLRGGGGVLGVVTSFEFELHEVGPEVYAFFTWFHADDAAAVMDRYLEWTADAPCEAGVLAFAAHVPELEEFPEETWGEPVVAMLGSYRGDLEDAADVFEPLRTSATPTADFSGPMEYVALQSMLDEDYPDGLRYYWKSIYLTDVTDEVVEVMLRYNESTPSALSTIDLWHLDGAVSEVSPDATAFRHRDKPYMLTIEANWEDPAEDDANVDWARAAFAEVERLPVASGRYGNFPGLNEDPVERRFGGNYERLVDLKTEYDPTNLFGTTGTVAPRTGAD, from the coding sequence ATGGGAACAGTACACAAAACACCCGGTGAGGAAGCGCTCGCAAACGTCCCGGGCAGTGCGGTTCGATCGTTCGACACCGAGTTCGCCGGCGACGTCGTCCTTCCGGCGGACCCGGAGTACGGACGGGAACGGCAGGTCTGGAACGGGATGATCGACCGGTACCCGGCGATCATCGCTCGCTGTTCCGGGGTCGCGGACGTCGTCGCGGCGGTGACGTTCGCCCGCGAGCAGGGGCTCCCGCTCGCGGTTCGGGGCGGCGGCCACAACGTCGCCGGAACGGCCGTCTGCGACGGCGGCCTCGTCGTCGACCTGACGCCGATGAATGCCGTCCGCGTCGATCCCGAGGAACGGACCGTCCGCGTCGAAGGCGGCGCGACGCTCGGCGACGTCGATCGCGAGACGCAACTGTTCGGTCTCGCGACGGCGCTGGGCGCCGTCTCGCAGACCGGGGTCGCCGGGCTGACGCTCAACGGCGGCTACGGCCATCTGAGCCGTCAGTATGGGTTGGCGCTTGACAACCTCCGTAGCGTCGACGTCGTTACCGCGGACGGTCAGGTACGGACCGCCAGCGCCGATCGGAACGCGGACCTCTTCTGGGGGCTCCGCGGCGGCGGTGGCGTTCTCGGCGTCGTCACGTCCTTCGAGTTCGAGCTCCACGAGGTCGGTCCCGAGGTATACGCCTTCTTCACCTGGTTCCACGCCGACGACGCGGCCGCCGTGATGGACCGCTACCTCGAGTGGACCGCCGACGCGCCCTGCGAGGCGGGCGTGCTCGCCTTCGCCGCGCACGTCCCGGAACTCGAGGAGTTCCCCGAAGAGACGTGGGGCGAGCCCGTCGTAGCCATGCTCGGCTCCTACCGCGGCGACCTCGAGGACGCCGCCGATGTCTTCGAGCCGCTGCGAACGAGCGCGACGCCTACCGCCGATTTCAGCGGCCCGATGGAATACGTCGCCCTGCAGTCGATGCTCGACGAGGACTACCCCGACGGTCTCCGGTACTACTGGAAATCTATCTATCTCACCGACGTCACTGACGAGGTCGTCGAGGTCATGCTCCGGTACAACGAGTCGACGCCGTCGGCGCTCTCGACGATCGACCTCTGGCACCTCGACGGCGCGGTCAGCGAGGTGTCGCCGGACGCGACCGCGTTCCGGCACCGCGACAAGCCGTACATGCTCACCATCGAAGCGAACTGGGAAGACCCGGCCGAAGACGACGCGAACGTCGACTGGGCGCGGGCCGCCTTCGCCGAGGTCGAGCGACTGCCGGTCGCGTCCGGCCGATACGGAAACTTCCCGGGGCTGAACGAGGACCCCGTCGAACGGCGCTTCGGGGGCAACTACGAGCGGCTAGTCGACCTCAAGACCGAGTACGATCCGACGAACCTGTTCGGAACGACCGGGACCGTCGCGCCGCGAACCGGGGCCGACTGA
- a CDS encoding FAD-binding oxidoreductase — MAVTTTPVDDGAIDGFGEELRGDLLRPEDPNYDDARAIWNGMIDRSPAAIVRAKGVSDVIESVNFAREQELLLAIRGGGHNIAGNAVCDDGLLLDLSAMRAVRVNPADQTARVEPGATLADFDHEAQAFGLATPLGINSTTGVAGLTLGGGFGWLTRKYGMTVDNLRSVDVVTADGELRHASETENSDLFWGIRGGGGNFGVVTSFEFELHEVGPEVLTGMVVYRGADAPDVLRHVRDFNADAPDESTVWVVLRKAPPLPFLPEDIHGEDVIVVVPFYTGDVAEGEAVLAPIREYGDPVADVVGPHRYAEFQQAFDPLLTEGARNYWKSHNFSTIPDEAIDTVVEYARNLPTVQSEIFFGQIGGAMGRVPADATAFPHRDAEYGMNVHTRWEDPAMDDACIAWSREFFDAMAPYATGGVYVNFISEREGEENLGYGDNYDRLVALKTTYDPKNLFRMNQNVEPAV; from the coding sequence ATGGCAGTAACGACCACACCCGTAGACGACGGTGCAATAGACGGATTCGGCGAGGAGCTTCGCGGCGACCTGCTCCGACCGGAGGATCCGAACTACGACGACGCCAGAGCCATCTGGAACGGGATGATCGACCGGTCACCGGCGGCAATCGTGCGCGCCAAGGGTGTGTCGGACGTGATCGAATCGGTGAACTTCGCCCGCGAACAGGAGCTGCTCCTTGCGATTCGCGGCGGCGGCCACAACATCGCCGGGAACGCGGTCTGTGACGACGGCTTGCTGCTCGATCTCTCCGCGATGCGGGCGGTTCGTGTCAATCCGGCGGACCAAACGGCTCGAGTCGAGCCCGGTGCGACGCTCGCCGATTTCGACCACGAGGCGCAAGCGTTCGGACTCGCGACCCCGTTGGGAATCAACTCGACGACCGGCGTGGCCGGGCTGACGCTCGGCGGTGGGTTCGGCTGGCTCACTCGGAAGTACGGCATGACCGTGGATAACCTGCGATCGGTCGACGTCGTCACGGCGGACGGGGAACTCCGTCACGCCAGCGAAACGGAGAACTCGGATCTCTTCTGGGGGATTCGCGGCGGCGGCGGCAACTTCGGCGTCGTCACCTCCTTCGAGTTCGAGCTCCACGAAGTCGGTCCGGAGGTGCTCACCGGAATGGTCGTCTACCGCGGCGCGGACGCCCCGGACGTCCTCCGACACGTGCGTGACTTCAACGCGGACGCGCCGGACGAGTCGACCGTCTGGGTCGTCCTCCGCAAGGCGCCGCCGCTCCCGTTCCTGCCGGAGGACATCCACGGCGAGGACGTGATCGTGGTGGTACCGTTCTACACCGGTGATGTCGCCGAGGGCGAAGCGGTGCTGGCGCCGATCCGGGAGTACGGCGACCCGGTCGCCGACGTCGTCGGCCCGCACCGGTACGCCGAGTTCCAACAGGCGTTCGACCCGCTGCTCACCGAAGGGGCCCGAAACTACTGGAAGTCACACAACTTCAGTACGATTCCGGACGAGGCGATCGATACCGTCGTCGAGTACGCGCGGAACCTGCCGACGGTCCAGTCCGAGATCTTCTTCGGACAGATCGGCGGCGCGATGGGACGCGTACCGGCGGACGCGACGGCCTTCCCGCACCGCGACGCGGAGTACGGGATGAACGTCCACACCCGTTGGGAAGATCCCGCGATGGACGATGCGTGTATCGCCTGGTCCCGCGAGTTCTTCGACGCCATGGCGCCGTACGCGACCGGCGGCGTCTATGTGAACTTCATCAGCGAGCGCGAGGGCGAGGAGAACCTCGGCTACGGAGACAACTACGACCGTCTCGTCGCGCTCAAAACAACGTACGATCCGAAGAACCTGTTCCGGATGAATCAGAACGTCGAACCGGCCGTCTAA